A section of the Arcobacter roscoffensis genome encodes:
- a CDS encoding DUF2161 family putative PD-(D/E)XK-type phosphodiesterase, whose translation MKESDLYLPLKQYLEGQNYKVKGEVCDCDVLAIREDEEPLIVELKLSLNLDVLLQSVDRLSLSSVVYIGIPKDSKAFKKKRKLTVKLLKILGFGLILIDVTKNSVEVVLDPTEYKPRKIKQKKEKLLAEFQSRIGDPNLGGMASKKGVLTSYRQKALKVAIYLQEHGDSKASAIAKDLDEPKARDIMYNNFYAWFDRVGKGIYSLNSKGKEEISLWLEKKSSF comes from the coding sequence ATGAAAGAATCTGATTTATATCTACCTCTAAAACAATATTTAGAAGGACAAAACTATAAAGTTAAAGGGGAAGTTTGTGACTGTGATGTTTTAGCAATAAGAGAAGATGAAGAACCTCTTATTGTTGAGTTAAAACTCTCTTTAAATCTCGATGTTTTACTTCAAAGTGTAGATAGACTTAGCTTATCATCTGTAGTTTATATAGGTATTCCCAAGGACTCAAAAGCTTTTAAAAAGAAGAGAAAACTAACTGTTAAACTTCTAAAAATTTTAGGGTTTGGACTTATTTTAATAGATGTAACTAAAAATAGTGTTGAAGTAGTATTAGACCCAACTGAGTATAAACCAAGAAAAATAAAACAAAAAAAAGAAAAACTTTTAGCAGAATTTCAAAGTAGAATAGGGGATCCAAATCTTGGTGGAATGGCAAGTAAAAAAGGAGTACTTACTTCTTATAGGCAAAAAGCTTTAAAAGTAGCTATATATTTACAAGAACATGGAGATAGTAAAGCCTCAGCTATAGCTAAAGATTTGGATGAACCTAAAGCTAGGGATATTATGTACAATAATTTTTATGCTTGGTTTGATAGAGTTGGAAAGGGTATTTATTCCTTAAACTCTAAAGGCAAGGAAGAAATTAGCCTTTGGTTAGAAAAAAAGTCTAGTTTTTAG